The Vidua chalybeata isolate OUT-0048 chromosome 17, bVidCha1 merged haplotype, whole genome shotgun sequence genome has a segment encoding these proteins:
- the MYBL2 gene encoding myb-related protein B isoform X1, with protein MARRARGEDQDEPHYQDTDLDVPEQRDGRCKVKWTPEEDEQLKMLVSHYGQNDWKFLASHFPNRSDQQCQYRWLRVLNPDLVKGPWTKEEDQKVIELVKKYGTKQWTLIAKHLKGRLGKQCRERWHNHLNPEVKKSSWTEEEDRIIFEAHKVLGNRWAEIAKLLPGRTDNAVKNHWNSTIKRKVDTGGFLNETKESKSLYFLVELDNKERQSQTTAESQNVLPNWPVDISEIKEEDVSDEEVTGVQELPLELPAAGVAEQNVEGTPDDAVPEDGASLVESPYKWVVEAANYLYPACAPALSEALDMIESDPDGWCDLTQFDLPEEPLAGSSSCSTSPARPAPGEAAPALPSVTEYRLDGHTISDLSRSSKGELIPISPHAEGSFGTPPSVLKRQKKRKISLSPVTENVTSTSMSFLDSCNSMTPKGTPVKTLPFSPSQFLNFWSKQDTLELENPSLTSTPVCSQKVIVTTPLHRDKTPLLQKNLAFVTPDQTYVVDNTPHTPTPFKNALEKYGPIRPLPQTPHLEEDLKEVLRSEAGIELIIEDDVKPEKQKRKQGLRRSPIKKVRKSLALDIVDEDVTQNQPALPKTVCFKRAQPVNFLSRSLNLSSSSRKNDSGLLNRAFVQVQPEKMSCRKMPSHFRPPAPDRATLKCCIKVKQEDDQGLESSGLWWNSGPTLHAGESSTVSGHVETESHIKDLNLIMKDCSAS; from the exons ATGGCTCGCCGCGCCCGCGG TGAGGACCAGGATGAGCCGCATTACCAGGATACGGATTTGGATGTGCCGGAGCAGCGGGATGGCAGGTGCAAAGTCAAGTGGACACCAGAAGAG GATGAGCAGCTGAAGATGTTAGTGAGCCATTATGGGCAGAATGACTGGAAGTTCCTGGCCAGCCACTTTCCT AACCGCAGTGACCAGCAGTGTCAGTACCGCTGGCTGAGAGTGTTGAATCCAGACCTGGTTAAGGGCCCATGGACCAAAGAGGAGGATCAAAAG GTAATTGAACTGGTTAAAAAATATGGCACCAAACAGTGGACCCTGATAGCCAAGCACCTGAAAGGGCGGTTAGGGAAGCAGTGCCGGGAACGCTGGCACAACCACCTGAACCCTGAGGTGAAGAAGTCCTCGTggacagaggaggaggatcGCATCATATTTGAGGCCCACAAGGTCCTGGGGAACCGTTGGGCAGAGATTGccaagctgctgcctgggag GACTGACAATGCTGTGAAGAATCACTGGAATTCCACCATCAAGAGGAAAGTGGACACGGGAGGTTTCCTTAATGAAACCAAGGAGTCCAAGTCTCTGTACTTCCTCGTGGAGCTGGATAACAAGGAGAGGCAAAGTCAGACGACAGCTGAGAGCCAG AACGTCCTGCCAAACTGGCCAGTGGATATCtctgaaataaaggaagaagATGTCAGTGATGAGGAAGTGACGggtgtgcaggagctgcccttggagctgccagctgcaggagtggcagagcAGAACGTGGAGGGGACCCCAGATGATGCAGTGCCCGAGGATGGTGCTTCGTTGGTCGAATCACCATACAAGTGGGTTGTTGAAGCTGCCAACTATTTGTACCCAGCTTGTGCCCCAGCCCTCAGTGAAGCTCTGGACATGATTGAATCT GACCCAGATGGGTGGTGTGACCTGACCCAGTTTGACCTGCCCGAGGAGCCcttggctggcagcagcagctgcagcaccagcccgGCCAGACCAGCGCCCGGCGAGGCAGCCCCGGCGCTGCCCAGCGTCACCGAGTACCGCCTGGACGGCCACACCATCTCTGacctgagcaggagcagcaagggaGAGCTCATCCCCATCTCCCCACATGCCGAGGGCAGCTTTGGCACCCCGCCCTCGGTGCTGAAGAGgcagaagaagaggaagataTCCCTCTCGCCCGTCACGGAGAACGTCACCAGCACCAGCATGTCCTTCCTGGACTCCTGCAACAGCATGACCCCCAAGGGCACTCCTGTAAAGACACTGCCCTTCTCTCCATCTCAG ttCTTGAACTTTTGGAGCAAACAGGATACACTAGAACTGGAGAACCCTTCCCTGACCTCCACGCCTGTGTGCAGCCAGAAGGTGATTGTCACCACCCCACTGCACAGGGACAAGACCCCTCTGCTCCAGAAGAACTTAGC GTTTGTCACACCAGATCAGACATATGTGGTGGACAACACACCTCACACTCCCACGCCTTTCAAAAATGCCCTGGAGAAATATGGACCAATTAGACCTCTG CCCCAGACTCCTCACCTGGAAGAAGACTTGAAGGAGGTGCTCCGAAGTGAAGCTGGCATCGAACTCATCATAGAGGATGATGTGAAGCCtgagaaacagaagaggaaacaaGGG CTGCGCAGGAGTCCCATCAAGAAGGTCCGGAAGTCTCTGGCGCTGGATATTGTGGATGAAGACGTGACACAAAACCAGCCTGCCCTCCCAAAGACTGTGTGTTTCAAAAGAGCCCAG CCTGTGAATTTCCTGTCAAGGTCCCTGAACCTGTCCTCCTCGAGCAGGAAGAATGACAGTGGTCTGCTCAACAGAGCCTTTGTGCAAGTGCAGCCAGAGAAAATGTCCTGTAGGAAAATGCCAAGCCATTTCAGGCCACCAGCACCG gacAGAGCAACTCTGAAGTGCTGTATAAAGGTTAAACAGGAAG atGACCAGGGCTTGGAAAGCAGTGGCCTGTGGTGGAACTCGGGACCAACTCTTCATGCAGGAGAAAGCTCGACAGTTTCTGGGCACGTTGAAACAGAGTCACACATCAAGGACCTTAATCTTATCATGAAGGATTGTTCTGCTTCctaa
- the MYBL2 gene encoding myb-related protein B isoform X2, with protein sequence MARRARGEDQDEPHYQDTDLDVPEQRDGRCKVKWTPEEDEQLKMLVSHYGQNDWKFLASHFPNRSDQQCQYRWLRVLNPDLVKGPWTKEEDQKVIELVKKYGTKQWTLIAKHLKGRLGKQCRERWHNHLNPEVKKSSWTEEEDRIIFEAHKVLGNRWAEIAKLLPGRTDNAVKNHWNSTIKRKVDTGGFLNETKESKSLYFLVELDNKERQSQTTAESQNVLPNWPVDISEIKEEDVSDEEVTGVQELPLELPAAGVAEQNVEGTPDDAVPEDGASLVESPYKWVVEAANYLYPACAPALSEALDMIESDPDGWCDLTQFDLPEEPLAGSSSCSTSPARPAPGEAAPALPSVTEYRLDGHTISDLSRSSKGELIPISPHAEGSFGTPPSVLKRQKKRKISLSPVTENVTSTSMSFLDSCNSMTPKGTPVKTLPFSPSQFLNFWSKQDTLELENPSLTSTPVCSQKVIVTTPLHRDKTPLLQKNLAFVTPDQTYVVDNTPHTPTPFKNALEKYGPIRPLPQTPHLEEDLKEVLRSEAGIELIIEDDVKPEKQKRKQGLRRSPIKKVRKSLALDIVDEDVTQNQPALPKTVCFKRAQPVNFLSRSLNLSSSSRKNDSGLLNRAFVQVQPEKMSCRKMPSHFRPPAPMTRAWKAVACGGTRDQLFMQEKARQFLGTLKQSHTSRTLILS encoded by the exons ATGGCTCGCCGCGCCCGCGG TGAGGACCAGGATGAGCCGCATTACCAGGATACGGATTTGGATGTGCCGGAGCAGCGGGATGGCAGGTGCAAAGTCAAGTGGACACCAGAAGAG GATGAGCAGCTGAAGATGTTAGTGAGCCATTATGGGCAGAATGACTGGAAGTTCCTGGCCAGCCACTTTCCT AACCGCAGTGACCAGCAGTGTCAGTACCGCTGGCTGAGAGTGTTGAATCCAGACCTGGTTAAGGGCCCATGGACCAAAGAGGAGGATCAAAAG GTAATTGAACTGGTTAAAAAATATGGCACCAAACAGTGGACCCTGATAGCCAAGCACCTGAAAGGGCGGTTAGGGAAGCAGTGCCGGGAACGCTGGCACAACCACCTGAACCCTGAGGTGAAGAAGTCCTCGTggacagaggaggaggatcGCATCATATTTGAGGCCCACAAGGTCCTGGGGAACCGTTGGGCAGAGATTGccaagctgctgcctgggag GACTGACAATGCTGTGAAGAATCACTGGAATTCCACCATCAAGAGGAAAGTGGACACGGGAGGTTTCCTTAATGAAACCAAGGAGTCCAAGTCTCTGTACTTCCTCGTGGAGCTGGATAACAAGGAGAGGCAAAGTCAGACGACAGCTGAGAGCCAG AACGTCCTGCCAAACTGGCCAGTGGATATCtctgaaataaaggaagaagATGTCAGTGATGAGGAAGTGACGggtgtgcaggagctgcccttggagctgccagctgcaggagtggcagagcAGAACGTGGAGGGGACCCCAGATGATGCAGTGCCCGAGGATGGTGCTTCGTTGGTCGAATCACCATACAAGTGGGTTGTTGAAGCTGCCAACTATTTGTACCCAGCTTGTGCCCCAGCCCTCAGTGAAGCTCTGGACATGATTGAATCT GACCCAGATGGGTGGTGTGACCTGACCCAGTTTGACCTGCCCGAGGAGCCcttggctggcagcagcagctgcagcaccagcccgGCCAGACCAGCGCCCGGCGAGGCAGCCCCGGCGCTGCCCAGCGTCACCGAGTACCGCCTGGACGGCCACACCATCTCTGacctgagcaggagcagcaagggaGAGCTCATCCCCATCTCCCCACATGCCGAGGGCAGCTTTGGCACCCCGCCCTCGGTGCTGAAGAGgcagaagaagaggaagataTCCCTCTCGCCCGTCACGGAGAACGTCACCAGCACCAGCATGTCCTTCCTGGACTCCTGCAACAGCATGACCCCCAAGGGCACTCCTGTAAAGACACTGCCCTTCTCTCCATCTCAG ttCTTGAACTTTTGGAGCAAACAGGATACACTAGAACTGGAGAACCCTTCCCTGACCTCCACGCCTGTGTGCAGCCAGAAGGTGATTGTCACCACCCCACTGCACAGGGACAAGACCCCTCTGCTCCAGAAGAACTTAGC GTTTGTCACACCAGATCAGACATATGTGGTGGACAACACACCTCACACTCCCACGCCTTTCAAAAATGCCCTGGAGAAATATGGACCAATTAGACCTCTG CCCCAGACTCCTCACCTGGAAGAAGACTTGAAGGAGGTGCTCCGAAGTGAAGCTGGCATCGAACTCATCATAGAGGATGATGTGAAGCCtgagaaacagaagaggaaacaaGGG CTGCGCAGGAGTCCCATCAAGAAGGTCCGGAAGTCTCTGGCGCTGGATATTGTGGATGAAGACGTGACACAAAACCAGCCTGCCCTCCCAAAGACTGTGTGTTTCAAAAGAGCCCAG CCTGTGAATTTCCTGTCAAGGTCCCTGAACCTGTCCTCCTCGAGCAGGAAGAATGACAGTGGTCTGCTCAACAGAGCCTTTGTGCAAGTGCAGCCAGAGAAAATGTCCTGTAGGAAAATGCCAAGCCATTTCAGGCCACCAGCACCG atGACCAGGGCTTGGAAAGCAGTGGCCTGTGGTGGAACTCGGGACCAACTCTTCATGCAGGAGAAAGCTCGACAGTTTCTGGGCACGTTGAAACAGAGTCACACATCAAGGACCTTAATCTTATCATGA
- the LOC128796875 gene encoding uncharacterized protein LOC128796875: MLSTQRHSTSIVTRKEILENGFLVSSSSHSCSPVVSYYMDSSSAPKHETWELPVDLDNTASGSSLCVVKQAESLSSCVKPELPSLTQGISDLSLVCFCKAHHGQAACELSGLPCEHPSRDGCLMNVASQNTSTPCKHSKPLESLLFKSSELVGDISALGKVPAPRWDISAIKSFMDTSTSLDVSTEELRLLGCSKPDTSSLETPVVIPLAWPAGSVMLLPWFQLELLDSCPSCEEQGSTLQHRRRSQWLEW, encoded by the exons ATGCTGTCCACCCAGAGGCACAGTACCAGCATTGTGACCAGAAAGGAAATCCTGGAAAATGGGTTCTTGGTCAGCTCCTCCAGCCATAGCTGTTCTCCTGTTGTGAGCTATTACATGGACTCTAGCAGTGCTCCCAAACATGAAACCTGGGAGCTTCCCGTGGACTTGGACAACACAGCAAGCGGCAGTTCTCTGTGTGTTGTCAAGCAGGCGGAGTCTCTGAGTAGCTGTGTGAAGCCTGAGCTGCCCAGCCTGACCCAGGGCATCTCTGACCTCAGTCTTGTTTGCTTCTGCAAGGCCCACCATGGCCAGGCCGCCTGTGAGCTGTCTGGTTTGCCGTGTGAGCACCCCAGCAGAGATGGCTGCCTGATGAATGTGGCATCGCAGAACACCTCGACACCTTGCAAGCACTCCAAACCGCTGGAGAGCCTGCTCTTCAAGAGCTCTGAGCTGGTTGGTGACATCTCAGCTCTTGGCAAAGTGCCAGCACCCAGGTGGGACATCTCAGCAATAAAATCCTTTATGGATACCAGCACGTCCCTCGATGTCAGCACTGAGGAGTTACGCTTACTGGGATGCTCCAAACCAGACACATCGTCCCTGGAGACCCCTGTGGTGATTCCTCTGGCTTGGCCAG caggctctgtgatgctgctgccctggttccagctggagctgctggattcCTGCCCCTCCTGCGAGGAGCAGGGATCCACGCTGCAGCACAGAAGACGGAGCCAGTGGCTTGAGTGGTGA